Proteins co-encoded in one Xiphophorus couchianus chromosome 3, X_couchianus-1.0, whole genome shotgun sequence genomic window:
- the LOC114142393 gene encoding cortexin-3 gives MDVPRMAEGLFSSTLSSSGGGHHVPSYLTLEQKAAFVFVLLLFIFLALLIVRCFRILLDPYRSMPSSNWTDHTEKDTFDYRIV, from the coding sequence ATGGATGTGCCCAGGATGGCTGAGGGCCTCTTCAGCAGCACGCTGTCCTCGTCGGGAGGTGGCCACCATGTCCCCTCCTACCTGACGTTGGAGCAGAAGGCTGCCTTTGTCTTTGTGCTGCTGCTCTTCATCTTCCTGGCCCTGCTAATCGTGCGTTGCTTCCGCATCCTGCTCGATCCTTACCGCAGCATGCCCTCATCCAACTGGACAGACCACACTGAAAAGGACACCTTTGATTACCGCATTGTCTGA